The region gtattagtattaaatataaaaatttcatagtattaaagtactcataaatacgaatccaacaaaatcactcatgactatgtttgatcTTATTGATTACACAtaaattaatagtcaatcgcTTATCATGAACAGTACAAAAAGTCAAAAGGGGAATAACattttgggacggagggagtagcaATTTGCAACATATTCAATGTGGAAATTTAAAAGTGATTAGGAAGTAAAAAAAACACTTGAATAGTATTTAAAATTAACAGCTAGCTAGGTAGCTTATTAAACCAACCAACATTCTCTTACTTGTTTGAATTATTCTGCACAGCTCTTCGGTCTCCTCAACCCCGCCTTGAGTGTTGATACAAGCAGTTAGCTTAGCTCATATATTTTTATATCTGCAAGGTTTGTAAATATCAGAACAAACAAAAAGAAAGATTAAGGAGTTGACTTGAGACAAATCTATGACATACCTTTAGTTAAGCAACGACATGCCATTGTTAAACAAAGAGTGAGCTGAAATATATCAGTTAATTAAatatattatgaaatatatctTTCACAGCAATTCATGGTATATTAGTTAATTGTTTTTTGCAGACATTTGCAGGAATCACTTCGGATGGTCACCTTGGCCTCATAAAAGAATACGTAGTGGGGATTGGACCTTGGAAGGATACTTTTGTTCTTGTATCAGATAATTATCTGCACGCACCTAATAAACCTTGAAGCCAGAGCACACACTTATAACTTGCAGTTCTGTTCCTCGAATTTTTTTATTCTGACTTGTATTACTAGGGTGACAAGAAGTGCAATATCTACTTTTACTCgaatatttttttgttaaaaaactAATGACAAAATGGCAAGTTTCATACACTCGCGCTTTTTAACCGTTACTACCTATCATTCAACTATTTAAAACCGCAAAGCAAACAACAGAAATTTGTATTCTTCTTTTCTCGCCTGTGGATTATAATTTATAGGGGCTGATCAGAAGAAATGAGGCCTTTGGAGTTTGCTTAGACTAGTCTGCTAATAATACGCATCTACATTTAATTCTTGTCAATCACAAACAAGCCAAATTGAGCAAACAATTACGATAAAGTTGAGACACATATCTTGTTTCCATTAAGACGGGAATATTCACGACATAGCCTTTTCATCCAGAACTAACAATATTTACACAAACATACAAAAGCTCACAGCAAGAGTCATACAACTAATCAACACAGCTTAAAAAACCCTACAACATAGAAGTAATACCCAAAATTTAAAGAAAACGCAGCTGAGTTCCAGTTGGTTGATGACTTAATGTGAGCATCCAAAAGACGTGATCATGTTCTCATCCTAAACCACGATCAAACGATCAAATTTCTCCACTTGTCCTTCAAATCAATGGCAGTCCTATCATCAAATATGTCACTGTACATATTCAGGATGATCTTCCAATTTCCTGTACCATACTTCTTCACACCTTTCCTCAAAGTGTCCTCCTCTTCGTTACTCCAAGGCTTGCGCTTTCTCCTCAAAGGTTTTGGACTTTCGTCTCTTTTCACAGGAGACACAACACTCTTTTTGGGTAGAGGCAACTCACCTCTGCTTTCACAACCCGCAGCCCCACCAGCAGATTCGTCCTGGACAGTGTTGTTTCGTTCCTTTAAGCTAGCTTCAGTTGCATTAGTTTGATCATGACTATCCTCATCTACATATAACCATTTACTACATTATTAATCTCAATTCAAGCCTCAATTACGACTATGAACTCAAATTATAACATGTATCAAGTATCAACTCAATAACTATCACTGCATTCCTAAAACACATAAAACACAAAATCATATAAAACATTTTTGCCACCTTTAGTTGCATGAGTCTGATCACAACCATTGCCATCTTCGTCTACATATAACCATTTACAACGATATTAATCTCAATCCAAGCTCAATAACGACAATAAACTCAAAACTAACGCACTATTAACTCAACAACTATCACTACATTCGTAAACACATAAAACACAATATCATATAACCATTTTTTCCGCCTTTAGCTGCATCAGTCTGATCACAAACACCGTCATCTTCATCTACATAACACATTCAAAACAACattaatctcaattcaaagcaCAACATTACTACATTCctaaataaaaaacaaaaaagaaCCATACCTACTTCCGCGCCAAACCCCAACACTTCTCTCACACGATCATCCTCACAAGCCACCTCAAGAAACGAAGGCCCGATCATCTCCCTAGCATCCCTAACAAACTCTCGAACACTCTCAACAACATCCATCCCTTTCCATTTCACCAAAACCTCCTTACAAACACTCTCATCCCCCACAGCATTCTCAACATCATCCCTCCAATTAATCAAATCATACGAAACCAACCCGACATTCTCACATTTCAACATCCAACCAATCCTATTCCTCCAAATCTTCTTAACCAACTCAAAATACCTCCCCAAACCCTCATTTTCAAGAGCCCTAATAGTACAATCTACTGCCACATCACAATAAGCCCTCTTCATAGAATCACCAACCTTAACATTATCTCTATATTCCAGCTCTTCCATCATTTCCAACAAATCCAAAACATCCTCAGAAACATTCCCATTTGACATTTCAGACTCAATCTTTCTTAAAATCAAGAGTTTTTTAAGGTTTGTGTCAGTGTCTAAAATGGGGAGAGTGTTGAGTAATTTAGTTAAAGTGGTATCATCAATGGGCTGTCTTGCAAGAAAATCAAGAATCCATCTTGATATGTC is a window of Apium graveolens cultivar Ventura chromosome 11, ASM990537v1, whole genome shotgun sequence DNA encoding:
- the LOC141697444 gene encoding uncharacterized protein LOC141697444, which codes for MVMDVDISRWILDFLARQPIDDTTLTKLLNTLPILDTDTNLKKLLILRKIESEMSNGNVSEDVLDLLEMMEELEYRDNVKVGDSMKRAYCDVAVDCTIRALENEGLGRYFELVKKIWRNRIGWMLKCENVGLVSYDLINWRDDVENAVGDESVCKEVLVKWKGMDVVESVREFVRDAREMIGPSFLEVACEDDRVREVLGFGAEVDEDDGVCDQTDAAKGGKNDEDGNGCDQTHATKDEDSHDQTNATEASLKERNNTVQDESAGGAAGCESRGELPLPKKSVVSPVKRDESPKPLRRKRKPWSNEEEDTLRKGVKKYGTGNWKIILNMYSDIFDDRTAIDLKDKWRNLIV